The region GATTAACAGTTAACATTGCTATGGCTATGGCGAGTCTCAGGTGACCTCCGTTAAAGAACTGAGCGGGCAGATTTGCCAGATCTGTGGGGATGAGATAGAGATTACAGTCAATGGCGAGCCATTTATTGCCTGCAACGAATGTGCCTTTCCGATGTGCAGACCTTGCTATGAGTATGAAAGAAGAGAAGGCAATCAGGCCTGCCCTCAGTGCAAAACCAGATTCAAGCGCATCAAAGGTGAGACTTTCCCATTTTTGGTTGACCTCGATCGGTTTTTCCAGTAATAATTTCGACTAACAATGCAAGCAATTCCAGGGTGTCCTAGAGTTGAAGGCGATGAAGAAGAGGATGATACCGATGATTTGGAGAACGAGTTTGATATTGGGAGCAACTCTCACCACCTTGCTGAGGCCATGCTCTCTGCTCGCCTTAATGTCGGCCGTGGTTTCCAAGCCACGATTGCCACACCCTCGGAGCTGGATTCTGCCTCTGTTGCTCCAGATATCCCTCTCCTGACCTATGGCGGCCATGAGGTGAAATTTTGATATAGCAATCTGATTGTTCTCTTTTTGTTCTTATCATTTTTATGATTCTTGCGTTTGATACTGATTGTTTATGGTTAAGGATGCTGGAATATCTTCTGACAAGCACGCTCTTATTATTCCCCCATTTATGAGTCGTGGAAACCGGGTCCATCCGATGCCGATTTCTGACTCTTCTGTGTCCAGTAAGTTTGGTAAATTTGAACAGCTGTGATAATTGTGAACGGTTTGCTGATGTTTATAGCTGTTGATGATGCAGGTCAACCCAGACCATTGGATCCTAAGAAAGACTTAGCTGTGTATGGGTATGGAACTGTTGCATGGAAGGAGCGAATGGAGGAGtggaaaaagaagcaaaatgaAAAACTTCAGGTGGTTAAGCACCAAGGCGGAGACAGCGGTAGAAACCATGATGGAGATGAACCAGATGATCCTGATTTGCCCATGTAGGTGCATTTTTCATCCTCCTTTATAAAAAGTAATTGTATTGCTGGGtcttgacttttttattttattcttaaataATGAAATTGGCATTTTAAACTGTAGTTCTTGATTTGTTTCATTAGTTGAACTGTTCATAGAATTGCAAAACCCAGGCCAAGAGTTTGATTGTTAATTGTAGTTCAAATGACACTTCCTCCCCTCCTAAGAGTTGGTGAAGGTGAGGTCATAGGTTTAAGACTCATTGGGTCAGCGTGCAACatccaaatttaagaaataaaatttctaaTTACTATCCATCGGATATATTTTGTATAATCTGTTTCTTTCTAACTATCATCTTTACTTGGGTGTTTGAAGGCAGCTGTATTGGAAAGCAACTGGCCTCAAATCTgcgtttaactaaaataaatactCATGCCAAGCACTCAAATGATATACATATTGAAGAACAGTATTCATGTTTAAAGAGCAATATCTTTACAACTAGAACAATCACTAGTTGCTTGAGAACGCTGATTTTTAGTTGTTTAAGATTTTCATTTATGGTTAAAAGAGATGGGAGCTTGCGTTCAAGAATAAAGGCAAATAAGAATGATAATCAATCTCTCAACTTATCCTTGTTTCTCTTCAACTGCAAAGTTCAAGAGCTATTTGAGAAAACATAGAGATCTGGTTAAACCATTCAATACATCAAGAAAGTTTTCAGCTTAAAAGATTGAAAATGTAAATGACAGATGTAATTTGCTGGTGTAATATGATGATATCATCGCCATAGTAAGAATAAAAAGCTAAAATGATTTATTAGACTTATTATGACCATTGCATTCATTAAGTAATGCTCTGGACCGGCTGTACAAAATCACAAATAGGCGATGGCAACCAGCCATGCATGTTGACAAAGTATGTAAACAAAAATGAGACCCAGtttggtggtagtttgggaCCAATGCTATTTTCATGTCTGCAactcagaaatttttttttaataatgcatGGGCCATTGCCGAGTTTGAGAAGTTGCCCCTTGACTCGATATCTGATATCTTAAACCTGGTCATGAGTTACAAAATCGATAAACTAAGAAGGGAGTTTACCTTTGCACAAAATATGCTATTTTGCACGTTAATAATTGTGGTTTTAAGGGCTTGAACATTATTGTTGGTGTCCACAAATATATCCATGGTGGACCATTGCCACATGTTACACTTGCGTTGTGATTCTTTCTTTTAAGGCATCATTACTCAATaccacaatttttcttttattttcttatttaacaAGTCTAATAATGTTTGATCCTGTTATATGattatgcatttttaaaaatggaaTAAACACTGAAGAAAGAACCCATTTGTTTTAATTTCACGTTCAACAAGATTTTATATCCtttagtttttgttaaaacTATGTTCAACAAGCTTGGTATTGCTAGCAGTTGTACCTATCTTAATGTGTAGTTGCCAATGATCTTTGGGCACATGATGTACTAAATTCTGACATGGATTGGGATTGCACAAGACAATTATTTACATGTATGGCATTGGGGCTCAACTCAATGTGTCTTTGTGCATATTCCTCGTATATGAATGCCTAACCATTGTTTTTCGTTGTTTTGGGGAGGTGGGGGTGAGGGATCATGTGAAGTTCTTCATTAATTTTGCGGAAATATATCTACCATGTTATCAATGAAGGAAAATATCTCTGGCTTGGATGCATAACAAAAATTGTAGTTGGCTTTACATATATCTGCTTAACGTACATAGTAGATACCATCCtcacatatataattaaatataagaGTAAGTGTCCTGACTTATGTTTCAAGTTTATTTGCCTAGTATGCTGATTATTAACAGTTACGGTATCCTAGAGTTTGCTGTCAGGAGGGATCTGTTTTTCTTGTCAAAGTACAGTAATCAGCAATCATTATGTTAAGCTAATTAGGAATAAATAGTTAAGCTTATTAGCTATATCAACAATTTCCTTTCTTCCATAACAAGATTTAGGCTTACTATCGTTAATACTCTTTTACAGGATGGATGAAGGCAGGCAGCCACTTTGGAGGAAGTTAGCAATTCCTTCAAGCAAGATAAATCCATACAGAATGATAATTCTTCTCCGAATTGTGATTCTTGGCTTATTTTTCCAGTATAGAATTACCCATCCAGTCAATGATGCATATGGATTGTGGTTAACATCAGTGATTTGTGAAATATGGTTTGCTGTGTCTTGGATATTTGATCAGTTCCCCAAATGGTGCCCAATTGTACGAGAAACATACCTCGATCGTTTGTCACTGAGGTAATTTTTTGTGTGTTGCATATGTGTTTGCGATTCTCAGTTTTAGCTAACATGCTGTAATATTTCTCTCAGATATGAGAAGGAAGGGAAGCCGTCTGAATTAGCTGATATAGACATATTTGTGAGTACGGTAGATCCGATGAAAGAACCTCCACTTATCACTGCAAATACGGTTTTGTCCATCCTCGCTGTAGATTATCCAGTTGACAAAGTTGCATGCTATGTCTCGGATGATGGTGCAGCCATGCTTACCTTTGAAGCCCTCTCTGAGACATCTGAGTTTGCAAGAAAGTGGGTCCCATTCAGCAAGAAGTTCAACATTGAGCCACGGGCCCCCGAATGGTATTTTGCCAAGAAGATTGACTATTTGAAAGACAAAGTAGATCCAGCATTTGTAAGAGAACGGCGTGCAATGAAGGTATTCTCTTCTCCCTTTTTTCTTTGCTTCCTTTTCTTGATAGTGTCTGGCATTTCAGTTTCTCATGAATCGATAGTCATGCCTGTAAGAAAATAGTGGTGccaattttgaataaaatatggcAGGCAGAGAGCCATTTTTGGCCTTCAgtgaaaaatgataatttttttctgTAATGATTCATCTCATGTTTAATAAGGAATGATTACCTTTACTGAGAACATGGCCATTGTCACTTGTTGGTACAGAGGGACTATGAAGAGTTCAAAGTCCGGATTAATGGGTTGGTAGCCATGTCACAAAAAGTTCCTGAGGAGGGTTGGACAATGCAGGATGGGACTCCATGGCCTGGGAATATTGTCAGGGATCATCCTGGAATGATCCAGGTGAGGTTTTCTGAATGCGGTCATGCATCTCCTGGTCCATATGAATCTGGGCAgttaaaatatgatgattttaATCTTAATGGTCTTATCCAGGTCTTCCTTGGTCAAAATGGTGTTCGTGATGTTGAAGGAAATGAACTACCTCGCCTGATTTATGTATCCCGTGAGAAGAGACCAGGATTTGATCACCACAAGAAGGCTGGGGCCATGAATGCTCTGgtaggtctctctctctctttgttctaTCAACTAGTGTTCTCAGCAATTTTCTTGCGTCGCGCTATTTCTCTAACGGTTTGTAAATGTTCTGGCTGATTAATCAAGATGCGAGTCTCAGCAATCATCTCAAATGCTCCTTACCTCCTGAATGTCGATTGTGATCACTATATAAACAACAGTAAGGCGCTTCGTGAAGCCATGTGCTTCATGATGGACCCCACATCTGGAAAGAAAATCTGTTATGTACAATTTCCTCAAAGATTTGATGGGATTGACCGTCATGATAGATACTCGAATCGCAATGTTGTATTTTTTGATGTAAGTAAAGGATCTTGGTTGTGTTGTTATATTACACAAACAAAGACATACGGATTTATCCATTTACaattgtttattttatgcaaGTACTAATTCTTTTCATACAATATAGATCAATATGAAAGGATTAGATGGGATCCAAGGACCAATATATGTCGGGACTGGATGTGTCTTCAGGAGGCAGGCACTCTATGGATATGATGCCCCCATCAAGAAGAAACCCCCTGGGAAAACATGTAATTGTTGGCCAAAATGGTGCTGCTGCTGTTTTGGATctagaaagaagaacaagaaaaagaagtcaaatgaaaaaaagattaaaaacaaGGAGGCTTCAAGTCAGATACATGCACTAGAAAATATTGAGGAGGGAATCGAAGGTATGGAGTGGCTTCAATTAGTGTGCATGCATTTgcagttatttttttaacattctaatttttttaaaaaaataaaaataaaaaattcccgAATGAGGTGCAAAATTTGTAATTCACCTTATAACCCCAAAAAAGAACTTACTTTTTTTATCCTGAAAATTTATACTTAAAACTTTTAACTTGACCCAAGTTTGAAATGTTTCAGGATTTGTCTCTTGTCAATCATCATAGATTGGATTAAACTTAGATCATTTATGTTTCTCCTGGAACTTCCATTGCAGGAATAGATAATGAAAAATCTTCCCTAATGccccaaataaaatttgagaaaaaatttggCCAGTCTCCAGTTTTCATGGCTTCAACACTTATGGAAGATGGTGGAGTTCCAAAAGGAGCAAGTTCTGCATCACTCTTGAAGGAAGCAATCCATGTCATTAGCTGTGGTTATGAAGATAAAACAGAATGGGGGAAAGAGGTATGGTGCAACTGTTTCATAATTAACAAAGTTGTTTTCTGCAATCTCTTTCTTTAGCAAGGTATGACAATTTATATTGTCATGTGGCTAAATTACATTTATCTTTCAGGTTGGGTGGATATATGGCTCAGTTACAGAGGATATACTAACAGGATTCAAAATGCACTGTCATGGCTGGCGATCAGTGTATTGCATACCGAAAATGCCGGCATTTAAGGGCTCAGCTCCTATAAACCTCTCAGATCGTCT is a window of Alnus glutinosa chromosome 4, dhAlnGlut1.1, whole genome shotgun sequence DNA encoding:
- the LOC133867501 gene encoding cellulose synthase A catalytic subunit 2 [UDP-forming]-like isoform X2; this translates as MCRPCYEYERREGNQACPQCKTRFKRIKGCPRVEGDEEEDDTDDLENEFDIGSNSHHLAEAMLSARLNVGRGFQATIATPSELDSASVAPDIPLLTYGGHEDAGISSDKHALIIPPFMSRGNRVHPMPISDSSVSSQPRPLDPKKDLAVYGYGTVAWKERMEEWKKKQNEKLQVVKHQGGDSGRNHDGDEPDDPDLPMMDEGRQPLWRKLAIPSSKINPYRMIILLRIVILGLFFQYRITHPVNDAYGLWLTSVICEIWFAVSWIFDQFPKWCPIVRETYLDRLSLRYEKEGKPSELADIDIFVSTVDPMKEPPLITANTVLSILAVDYPVDKVACYVSDDGAAMLTFEALSETSEFARKWVPFSKKFNIEPRAPEWYFAKKIDYLKDKVDPAFVRERRAMKRDYEEFKVRINGLVAMSQKVPEEGWTMQDGTPWPGNIVRDHPGMIQVFLGQNGVRDVEGNELPRLIYVSREKRPGFDHHKKAGAMNALMRVSAIISNAPYLLNVDCDHYINNSKALREAMCFMMDPTSGKKICYVQFPQRFDGIDRHDRYSNRNVVFFDINMKGLDGIQGPIYVGTGCVFRRQALYGYDAPIKKKPPGKTCNCWPKWCCCCFGSRKKNKKKKSNEKKIKNKEASSQIHALENIEEGIEGIDNEKSSLMPQIKFEKKFGQSPVFMASTLMEDGGVPKGASSASLLKEAIHVISCGYEDKTEWGKEVGWIYGSVTEDILTGFKMHCHGWRSVYCIPKMPAFKGSAPINLSDRLHQVLRWALGSVEIFFSKHCPIWYGYGCGLKPLERFSYINSVVYPLTSIPLLAYCTLPAICLLTGKFIVPEISNYASLIFIALFISIAATSILEMQWGHVGIHDWWRNEQFWVIGGVSSHLFALFQGLLKVLAGVDTNFTVTSKAADDGGFSELYLFKWTSLLIPPLSLLIINIIGVIVGVSDAINNGYDSWGPLFGRLFFALWVIVHLYPFLKGMMGKQDKVPTIVVVWSILLASIFSLLWVRINPFVAKGGLVLELCGLDCD
- the LOC133867501 gene encoding cellulose synthase A catalytic subunit 2 [UDP-forming]-like isoform X1, whose protein sequence is MDTKGRLIAGSHNRNEFILINADEIARVTSVKELSGQICQICGDEIEITVNGEPFIACNECAFPMCRPCYEYERREGNQACPQCKTRFKRIKGCPRVEGDEEEDDTDDLENEFDIGSNSHHLAEAMLSARLNVGRGFQATIATPSELDSASVAPDIPLLTYGGHEDAGISSDKHALIIPPFMSRGNRVHPMPISDSSVSSQPRPLDPKKDLAVYGYGTVAWKERMEEWKKKQNEKLQVVKHQGGDSGRNHDGDEPDDPDLPMMDEGRQPLWRKLAIPSSKINPYRMIILLRIVILGLFFQYRITHPVNDAYGLWLTSVICEIWFAVSWIFDQFPKWCPIVRETYLDRLSLRYEKEGKPSELADIDIFVSTVDPMKEPPLITANTVLSILAVDYPVDKVACYVSDDGAAMLTFEALSETSEFARKWVPFSKKFNIEPRAPEWYFAKKIDYLKDKVDPAFVRERRAMKRDYEEFKVRINGLVAMSQKVPEEGWTMQDGTPWPGNIVRDHPGMIQVFLGQNGVRDVEGNELPRLIYVSREKRPGFDHHKKAGAMNALMRVSAIISNAPYLLNVDCDHYINNSKALREAMCFMMDPTSGKKICYVQFPQRFDGIDRHDRYSNRNVVFFDINMKGLDGIQGPIYVGTGCVFRRQALYGYDAPIKKKPPGKTCNCWPKWCCCCFGSRKKNKKKKSNEKKIKNKEASSQIHALENIEEGIEGIDNEKSSLMPQIKFEKKFGQSPVFMASTLMEDGGVPKGASSASLLKEAIHVISCGYEDKTEWGKEVGWIYGSVTEDILTGFKMHCHGWRSVYCIPKMPAFKGSAPINLSDRLHQVLRWALGSVEIFFSKHCPIWYGYGCGLKPLERFSYINSVVYPLTSIPLLAYCTLPAICLLTGKFIVPEISNYASLIFIALFISIAATSILEMQWGHVGIHDWWRNEQFWVIGGVSSHLFALFQGLLKVLAGVDTNFTVTSKAADDGGFSELYLFKWTSLLIPPLSLLIINIIGVIVGVSDAINNGYDSWGPLFGRLFFALWVIVHLYPFLKGMMGKQDKVPTIVVVWSILLASIFSLLWVRINPFVAKGGLVLELCGLDCD